The Polyangium spumosum DNA segment CCAACACCGGGGAACCGGGCATGGGCACGAAAGCCATGGGCCAGCCATACGCACGACGGCGCCCCGTCTTCGAGTGACGAGTGGAAAACCCTCCCTCCCCGGACCGAAAGCGGCGCCTTTGCGCTACCACTTCTCTCTGCTTTGCCCTGACGAATGCCGCTATCGATCCGGGAAGGGAAGAGCGGAGGCGACCAGGCCCGGCACCCCCAACGCACCCGCGTACAGTCGCGGGCTCGCTGTGAGCGTCGAGTTCATCACCGCCCGCAGAGGGGCCGCGTGCTCCGGGACAGCCCACGGGGAAGGGGGCGGCCTGCACGCGGCCCCTCTGCGAGCGGTGATGGGTTCGTCGTTCCCTCACACTAGGGTGTTCGCCGTTCGGACCCGGTTCGTAACGCGGGGCCGTCTTTTTTCTGGAGAGGTGAGACGTTGTAAGACATCCCCGCCGGACCAAATACGTCCGATCGAGCCCGAAGAACCCTTGCGCGCTTCTCGCGGGCTGGTGCACAACGGATCTACAGGAAGAACGCGGGCACGCGCACACCGCCACAAAGGTGGGTAGGCATGTCCTGCGACCGCCTACGGGGTTTGTCGTATGGCCTGGCTACCCTCGATCCGCCCTCCGGGCGGGACGCTCTCGCTCGCCCTTGATTCGCAACTCGCTCTCGACGTCCGCCGCTTCTCCATCGAGGAGGGGATCTCGGCCCTGTTCGTCGTCACCCTGGAGGCGCTCTCGACCGACCCGGCCCTCGCTTTCGACGACGTGGTCGGGCAGAAAGCCCGCTTCACGATCCAGCGAGGCGCCGAGGAGCGCTCGTGGACGGGAATCACACGCAGCGCACGCCTTCTTCGCGTCGAGGAGGACGGTCTATCCGCCTACGAGGTCGTACTCGTCCCGGTCCTGTGGCTCCTGACCCAGCGCACGAACCGCCGCATCTTCCAGCACGTTTCCGAGCCCGAGATCGCGACGCGCCTGCTCTCCGAATGGCGGGTCCCGCATGAACTCCGATTGTCGGACACGTACAAAGCGCGCGAGTACCGCACGCAATACGACGAGTCGGACCACGCCTTCCTGAGTCGCACGCTCGCAGACGCGGGGATCTCGTACTTCTTCGTCGAGAAAGACGACGAGACGGTCGTCGTCCTCTCCGACGCACCACAACGCGGCCAGCCGCGAGGCGCACGACTTCCCTTCAAGGCTGACGTGACGATGGTCACGGGCGAGTACGTCACGCGCGCGCAGGCCGGACGCGAGCTCCGGCCCGGTCGCGTCGCGATACGAGATCGGGACCATCGGCTCCCCGCGGCCTATCCCCTGCACGCGAGCGCCGACGCGCGAGCGCTCGACATCGAGGGGCGCCTCGAGTCCTTCGAGGCCACCCCCGGCGCATTCCTCTACCGGACGAATCAGGCCGGCGGCACCCCCGTGGCCGATGACCGGGGCGCCTATCGGAGCGATGAACGCGCCGCGAAGAGCCTCGCGCAGAAGCGCCTCGAAGCGCAGCGCGAGGGCGCCGTCGTCTTCAGCTTCGAGACCAACGCCCTCGACCTCGCGCCCGGCGTCATCGTCCAGATCGATGGCCATCCGCGCCCCGAACTCGCGCGCGGGCTGCTCCTCGTAGGGACACGCCTTGACGGCACGCAGGACGGAGACTGGACCCACGTCTGCGAAGCGCGGAGCTTGGAGCTGCCGTATCGCCCGCCGATCGCGGTTCCGCGGCCGCGCACGCAGGGGGTCGAGAGCGCGACCGTCGTGGGGCCTCATGGGGAGGAAATCCACTGCGACGAGCTCGGGCGGATCCGCGTGTCGTTCCACTGGGACCGCGAAAGCGAGATGGACGAGCAGAGTTCGTGCTGGCTCCCGGTGAGCCAGGCATGGGCAGGCGCTGGGTATGGCAGCCTGAGCATGCCGCGTGTCGGGCAGGAGGTCCTCGTCGACTTCATCGGCGGAGATCCCGACCGGCCGGTGGTCGTCGGCCGAATTCACACCGCGATCCAGAAGGTACCGTATCCGCTGCCGGCGAACAAAACGAAGAGCGGCTGGCGAACTTCGTCCTCGCCGGGTGGCGGAGGATTCAATGAAATCCTCTTCGAGGACAAAAAGGGGCACGAGCTCATTCAGGTGCACGCCGAGAGGGACGTCGAGGCGACCGTGGAGCGTGATGCCGCGCTGACGGTGAAGCGGGACCAGAAGACGCGCGTGGTGCGCGACGCTGAGGTCATCGTCGGCCGGAACGCCGCGCAGCTCGTGCAGGACAACGCCCGGCAGGTGGTCGGGCTCTCGAGCGCGCGCGTCGTGGGCGTGAACGAGATCGTCGACATCGGCGGCGATCAGGCCATGACCGTGGCGGGGGACCAGGCCGTCGCCGTGGGCGGCTCGAGCGAGACGACGATCGCCGGCGCCCATGCCTTGGAGGTGGGGGCGACGCAGATCATCCGCGCGGGAGGGACCATCACGATCACGAGCGGCGCGGCGAGCATCACGCTCGAGCCCTCGGGGAAGGTGACGATCTCCGGCACGGAAATCGTGCTGCAATCGTCGGGCCCCGTGGGCGTCGCCGGCACGAAGATCGGCGTGCAGGGCGCGCAGATCGCGATTGCAGCGTCGGGTCCTGCCGAAGTGGCCGGGGCGTCGCTGCACCTCGTCGGGCAGCCCGTCAAGACGAACTGAGCGGAGGCGGCTTCGATGATGCTCCATAACAGGACGCCGCTCGTCGTCATGGCTTTTCCGACCGAGGATCTCGACGGGGATCCGTCTCTCGTCGTGGTCGCAAAAGGGACTTTCGACGTCGCCAAGAGCGAGCCGGTTCGCTGGTCCGCATCGCCCTCGCCGATACGCACGACCGCAGTTCCGTGGGACCCCAGCGTGCCCTCCAGCGTGCGGTACGAGGACGACCTCGCGCCCTTCAAGGTGGGCACGGACGTCATCGTAAATGCCACCGCGTACGCGCCCGGAGGTCAGCGCATGCCCTCGTGGCGCGCCGGGGTCTGCGTGGGCGGCTTGAAGAAGTTCGTCACGGTCACGGGGCCGCGGGCTTGGGTCCATGCGCCGCTGCTCGGCTGGTCCCTCACGCCGATCGTCCCGGTCCGCCACGTGCCCGTGCGATACGAGCTCGCATTCGGAGGCGACGGGGTCGCGGCGAACCCCGTGGGACTCGGAGCGTGCGACCTGCGGAAGGCCGACACCTCGCAGCCGATCGCCGTGCCGCGCGTCTTGGCGGGGGACGGTCGCGTGCCCGAGCTCGGCGAGCTCTACCCGGTCGAGGGCCTCGGAGCCATCGCGAGGACGTGGCAGCCGCGGCGCGCGCGGGCCGGGACGTTCGGCGAGGCGTGGGCGAAGCTTGGCGGGCGCCGTTTGCCCGAGGACTTCGACGGCGCATTCTGGAATGCCGCGCATCTGGAGCTCGTGGCGGACGGGTTTTTGCGGGGCGACGAGGAGGTGCGCCTCACGGCGCTCCATCCGGAGCACGCCGAGCTCACATTTCGGCTGCCGGCGGTGCTCGTGGCGGCTGGCGCAGTGTATGGGTCGGGTTATCGGCACGGGACACCGGCACGTCTGGACACGGTCCTCATCGACGCCGAGGTGCTCCGCGTCGAGCTCACGTGGCGGGCTGCACTCCCGCTCTTCAGGGGCGGCGTGAAGGCCGTACACATCGCCACGCGGCCGCTCGCGCCAATCGGAGGTGCGTCGTGAGCGGCGAATGGGCACGCGAGTGCGGCGAGGCTCTCGTCGTCTCCATCGCCCCCGACGTCTGCTGGACGCCGGTCGGGGGGGCCTTGGTCGCCGTCCCCTACATGATCGTTGCTCGGCTCGACAAGGCAGAGGGCACGGACCCGAATCACCTCATCTGCGACAAACCGGCGTTCACCACGGCGAGTCGCATTCCGGAGGTCGAGGGCGACGAGGCCGGGACGGGCGGAGGGCTGATCTCTGGGGTGAATCGTGGCTATTGCAGGCCGCTCGAGCACAGCTCGTCCTCGATGGCAGGGGACCACTGGCTCGTTCGCGAGGGGGACCTCTTCGCCATGAACTGCGCCGGTCCCGAGGGCCCGGCGAACACGTACGGCAGGCTCGTGATCTCGAACGATGCCGCATCCGCGCCGGGCGTGAGCTTGTCGAAGAGCGCGAACACCACCGTGGACCCGGCGACGGGGATCGTGGTGGTCGAGACGGCCGAGAAGACCGAAGACCCCGAGACGGGCGCGATCACGGAGCTGCGGGAGCGGTCGGTCACGGATCCGACGACGGGCCGCGTCGAAGTCCAGCGGGTGAAGGTCACCACGCACGCGGACGGGTCGAAGACGTACGAGGCGAGCTCGGGGGCCTTCGACCCCGCCAGCAAGCAGTACGAGTGGAGGACGTCCACCGGGGGTTTGCCCGAGGGCGAGATCGATCCGGACGAACTGTCGCTCGACGAGAATGGGCGGCTCTACCTCGACGAGGACGCGGAGGGGTTCGTCCCGTCCGATGAGCTGGACCAGGGCGACGACATCGCCGATGATGACCCCGAAGTCCTCGCGGACCCCGAGGTCAAGGCCGCACTCGAGGAGGAAGCGGCGTGCAAGGCGGAGCTCGAAGCGACGAACAACGCGATCCGGTGGGAGGGTTTCAAGCTCGGCGTGGACGCGGCCGGGATTCTGGACCCCACGCCGGCTTCGGACCTGACCGGCGCGGCGCTGGCCCTGGCGGATGGGGACTGGCTCGGGGGCGGGCTCTCGGTGGTCTCGGCGGTCGTGCCGTACGCTGGGGATGCGCTCGCCAAGGGAGTGAAGGCGGCGCGGGCCGCGAAGGCGCTGGCGAAGCTCGATCGATTGCTGTTGAAGTGGCAAGCGCACCTCGCGAATGCAGCGGCGGCGGTCCGGAAGGCCAAGCAGGCGGCGAAGAAGAAGCTCGCGCGGAAGAAGGCCGGCGGGATCGGCGCGCAGGCGCCGAAGAACCCGGGGGACGGGGGGTTCGCGCCGCGGAAGAAGAAGCAGGGCGGGACGGGGGCAAACGGGGACGGTGGGGGTCCGAAGGCGCCGCGGAAGCCGCACCAGCCGGTCAGGGAGAAGTGGGAGAAGAGCGGCGGTACGGTCCGGGACAACCCCGATGGGTCGACGACGTTCAGGCGGAAGGATGGGGTGGAGGTGACGTATGATAAAGATGGGTTCCCGGATTTTTCGCGGTACAGGCATCCGGAAGTGAACGATGTGCAAATTGAGTTTACGGGCAACTATCGGAAGGACACGAATCTTGCCGACGAAGCCGCGGGTATCACCGAACGGAAGAGGCTCTCTGAAGGATATACGTGGCATCACCACCAAGATGGAAAGACGATGCAGTTGGTAAAGAGCTCTGTGCACAGAGATTTCTTTCACACCGGCGGCATGTCGAAAACCCGATAAAGAGACGCCAACAATGCAAGCAACCATTGACAATCCATACGGCCCAACGTCTCGCGCCGAGATTGCACAATTCGAGACCCGACAAAAACTATCGCTCCCTGATGAATACAAGGCGTTTCTGCTAAAATACAATGGCGGAATGCCTACGCCTAATGGATTTGCGATCCCAGGATGGCACGGTCAGGAGTCTTCGCTGGGCGTCTTCTACGGCATCCACGAACACCCGGACTATTCGCTAGATGGTGCATGCGAGACGTACGAGGAGCGCGTCCCCGCGGATCTCATCCCCATTGGAACGGATGCCTTCGGTAACAATGTCTGCATGGGCTGGAAGGGGAAGCGCCGGGGCAAGGTCTACTTCTGGGACCATGAGGACGAGCTCGACGAGCATGGTAGGTTCCGGCAGGACTACGGAAACGTGTACCCTCTCGCGAACAGCCTGACGGAGTTCTTGAACAATCTCAGGGAATGGGAAGACGAAGAATGCGAATAGGTCTCACTTAGGTATTAGAGCTGCCCAATGCCCGACACATGGACCCCGCCCAACGCCGCCGACACCCCGACCCTCTACCCGTCGGAACCCGAGCCCGACGCGTCCCCGTGGCTCACGTGGGCCCCGGCGCCCGACTACTGGAATACCGCGCCCACGATGTTCCTGCCGCCGCCGAAGCCGGCGCCGCCCGTGCCGATCCCGGAAGGCGTCTTCCTGATCCCCACCGACTTGCTCCCGCCACCGATCATGGAGCTAGCCGCGCCGCGCGCACCTTCGGCCATCCGGCCCCCGCCGCTCCTCGGCGTCGACGATCCACCTCCGTCGGCGCGCGCTGCTTCCGTGGCGCCCGCGTCGGCCCCCGCCCCGAAGCCCGCCGCCGCAGAGAACTCCGCGGCCGCCCGGGACCCGCTCCCGGTCGACCTTTTTCCCCTCGACCGTTGCGCGCGCCTCGACGCCGCGCTCGCGCTCTCTCCGGACGCAGCTCCGGTCCTCGACGCACACAAGCTCGACCCTATGACCTGGGTCGCCTTGCGGGAGCACTGGCAGGCCGCGGTCCGCGCGTCTCTCCGCGACGGCGATCCCACCCTGCTCCGCGCGTACGATGCCGCCTACGTCGTCGAGCTCGAGCGTGTCCGCGGGGCCATCACCCCCGAACAGCATGCGACGCTCACCCGAGCCGCAGCGCGGGGCACGCGAGCGGAGGCCCTGGCCGCCCTTGGGCTGCCGAAGGCCGCGGTGCTGCACGTCGAGCGCGTGATGCTTTGCCGCGCCGTGGGGCCGTCCTGAAAAACTACTTTGGGAGATCGAAAAACGGGTACATGCAGCAGAACGTGACCGCCGTGTTCATGTCCTCACGCGCCTCGCCGATCGGCTCGCCCCCGCTGGCCGCGCACGTGCCGGGCACGTACGCGAGGCCCTTGATCGCCTTGCTTGTGACTGCGCGCCCCGGAGGGTTGATCGTGCTGCATGCGTCTTTCACCGAGCTGAGTGACAGGTTTGTCGATTCCGCAGTGCAGGCCGCGTCATCGTACAAATGCAGGGACGCGAGGCAGAGCCCTCCCTCCGACGCCCCGCACGAACACGCGCTGCATCCCCGATCGTCGACGGGCTCCTCGTCGAACATCAAGTACCGCGCGTAGGTGTAGTTTCCGGGGCACGCGTGATCGCCCTGAAGGGCGACGCAGTGGAGCCAGGGGAGCGGCAGGTCCCTCATGCAGCGCTCGCCCGTGGAATCACATACGCCGTCGAGCTCCTCGACCTCGCAGGCGAGGCCCCCGAGAAGCCAGCTCCTGTCCTTCGTGAAGGCAGGCGTCTCGGTCGTCACCGCGCAGGGCTGTTCTATCGGTGCCGGCAAGGCCGACGCGCCGACGTACTGCGCGCAGGGCTGCCCGCCGCACTGGGCGCCTGCCGGGAGCGCGGCAGCGTTCGTGCAGGAGCCATCCCAGCCGGCCGGGCCATCGAACGGCACCGAAATGCCCCCGCTCTGCTCGCATGACGTCGTGCGGATCTCGATCGACGCCGGCAACCCCGAGCACGTGCCCTCGGGCTTCTCGCAGCTACAGGGCTCGCACGTCGCGGGCGGGGCGACGAGGTCGCTGTAGCGGCGGTACTTCTCCCAGGGCACCTCCTTCGGGCAGGAGGCCGGCATGTCGTC contains these protein-coding regions:
- a CDS encoding DUF2169 family type VI secretion system accessory protein — protein: MMLHNRTPLVVMAFPTEDLDGDPSLVVVAKGTFDVAKSEPVRWSASPSPIRTTAVPWDPSVPSSVRYEDDLAPFKVGTDVIVNATAYAPGGQRMPSWRAGVCVGGLKKFVTVTGPRAWVHAPLLGWSLTPIVPVRHVPVRYELAFGGDGVAANPVGLGACDLRKADTSQPIAVPRVLAGDGRVPELGELYPVEGLGAIARTWQPRRARAGTFGEAWAKLGGRRLPEDFDGAFWNAAHLELVADGFLRGDEEVRLTALHPEHAELTFRLPAVLVAAGAVYGSGYRHGTPARLDTVLIDAEVLRVELTWRAALPLFRGGVKAVHIATRPLAPIGGAS
- a CDS encoding type VI secretion system Vgr family protein, which gives rise to MAWLPSIRPPGGTLSLALDSQLALDVRRFSIEEGISALFVVTLEALSTDPALAFDDVVGQKARFTIQRGAEERSWTGITRSARLLRVEEDGLSAYEVVLVPVLWLLTQRTNRRIFQHVSEPEIATRLLSEWRVPHELRLSDTYKAREYRTQYDESDHAFLSRTLADAGISYFFVEKDDETVVVLSDAPQRGQPRGARLPFKADVTMVTGEYVTRAQAGRELRPGRVAIRDRDHRLPAAYPLHASADARALDIEGRLESFEATPGAFLYRTNQAGGTPVADDRGAYRSDERAAKSLAQKRLEAQREGAVVFSFETNALDLAPGVIVQIDGHPRPELARGLLLVGTRLDGTQDGDWTHVCEARSLELPYRPPIAVPRPRTQGVESATVVGPHGEEIHCDELGRIRVSFHWDRESEMDEQSSCWLPVSQAWAGAGYGSLSMPRVGQEVLVDFIGGDPDRPVVVGRIHTAIQKVPYPLPANKTKSGWRTSSSPGGGGFNEILFEDKKGHELIQVHAERDVEATVERDAALTVKRDQKTRVVRDAEVIVGRNAAQLVQDNARQVVGLSSARVVGVNEIVDIGGDQAMTVAGDQAVAVGGSSETTIAGAHALEVGATQIIRAGGTITITSGAASITLEPSGKVTISGTEIVLQSSGPVGVAGTKIGVQGAQIAIAASGPAEVAGASLHLVGQPVKTN
- a CDS encoding PAAR-like domain-containing protein, which encodes MSGEWARECGEALVVSIAPDVCWTPVGGALVAVPYMIVARLDKAEGTDPNHLICDKPAFTTASRIPEVEGDEAGTGGGLISGVNRGYCRPLEHSSSSMAGDHWLVREGDLFAMNCAGPEGPANTYGRLVISNDAASAPGVSLSKSANTTVDPATGIVVVETAEKTEDPETGAITELRERSVTDPTTGRVEVQRVKVTTHADGSKTYEASSGAFDPASKQYEWRTSTGGLPEGEIDPDELSLDENGRLYLDEDAEGFVPSDELDQGDDIADDDPEVLADPEVKAALEEEAACKAELEATNNAIRWEGFKLGVDAAGILDPTPASDLTGAALALADGDWLGGGLSVVSAVVPYAGDALAKGVKAARAAKALAKLDRLLLKWQAHLANAAAAVRKAKQAAKKKLARKKAGGIGAQAPKNPGDGGFAPRKKKQGGTGANGDGGGPKAPRKPHQPVREKWEKSGGTVRDNPDGSTTFRRKDGVEVTYDKDGFPDFSRYRHPEVNDVQIEFTGNYRKDTNLADEAAGITERKRLSEGYTWHHHQDGKTMQLVKSSVHRDFFHTGGMSKTR
- a CDS encoding SMI1/KNR4 family protein, whose protein sequence is MQATIDNPYGPTSRAEIAQFETRQKLSLPDEYKAFLLKYNGGMPTPNGFAIPGWHGQESSLGVFYGIHEHPDYSLDGACETYEERVPADLIPIGTDAFGNNVCMGWKGKRRGKVYFWDHEDELDEHGRFRQDYGNVYPLANSLTEFLNNLREWEDEECE